One window of Acanthochromis polyacanthus isolate Apoly-LR-REF ecotype Palm Island chromosome 19, KAUST_Apoly_ChrSc, whole genome shotgun sequence genomic DNA carries:
- the LOC127531122 gene encoding uncharacterized protein LOC127531122 isoform X1, whose translation MLSPFAPPFSPRFSSALSPFAPPFSPRFSSSLSPFAPPFSPRFSSSLSPFAPPSLLASLPLFPPLLPPSLLASLPLFPPLLPLLSSLLFLSFPLCSPLLSSLLFRSFPLCSPFSPRFSSALSPFAPTFSPLSSISSSSTSCSSFTPLPPASPPSLPSCPAPSLSPSPLSPPPPPPSPPLSSSSLPSSPLLPLPTPSRSTTSLLPLPTPSPPLLPLPLPTPPLFFLSQLLNLLSSSSPSSSSSSSLLPLPTPSRSSSLLPLPTPSPPPLFFLSQLLNLLSSSSPSSSSSSSSLLPLPTPSLPLLPLPLPTPSLPLLPLPLPTPSRFSSSLLPLPTPSLPLPLPTPSLPLLPLPLLTPSLPLLPLPLPTPSLPLLPLPLPTPSLPLLPLPLPTPSLPLLPLPLPTPSRFSSSLLPLPTPSLPLPLPTPSLPLLPLPLLTPSLPLLPLPLPTPSLPLLPLPLPTPSLPLLPLPLLTPSLLPLPLPTPSLLLSLPLPTPSRSSTSSLLPLPTPSLLLSLPLPPPFLPRFH comes from the coding sequence ATGCTTTCCCCCTTTgctccccccttctctcctcgcttTTCTTCCGctctttccccctttgctccccccttctctcctcgcttctcttcctctctttccccctttgctccccccttctctcctcgcttctcttcctctctttccccctttgctcccccttctctcctcgcttctcttcctctctttccccctttgctccccccttctctcctcgcttctcttcctctctttccccctttgctcccccttctctcctcgcttctcttcctctctttccccctttgctccccccttctctcctcgcttctcttccgctctttccccctttgctcccccttctctcctcgcttctcttccgctctttccccctttgctcccaccttctctcctctctcctctatCTCTTCCTCTTCCACCTCTTGCTCCTCCTTCACCCCTCTTCCTCCAGCTTCTCCCCCTTCTCTTCCTTCATGCCCtgccccctctctctccccttcacctctctcccctccccctcctcctccttctcctcccctctcctcctcctccctcccttcctctcctcttcttcctctccctactccttcaCGCTCCAccacctctcttcttcctctccctactccttctcctcctcttcttcctcttcctctccctactcctcctctcttcttcctctcccaacTCCTCaacctcctctcttcttcctctccctcctcctcctcctcctcctctcttcttcctctccctactccttcacgctcctcctcccttcttcctctccctactccttctcctcctcctctcttcttcctctcccaacTCCTCaacctcctctcttcttcctctccctcctcctcctcctcctcctcctctcttcttcctctccctactccttctcttcctcttcttcctctacctctccctactccttctcttcctcttcttcctctacctctccctactccttcacgcttctcctcctctcttcttcctctccctactccttctcttcctctacctctccctactccttctcttcctcttcttcctctacctctccttactccttctcttcctcttcttcctctacctctccctactccttctcttcctcttcttcctctacctctccctactccttctcttcctcttcttcctctacctctccctactccttctcttcctcttcttcctctacctctccctactccttcacgcttctcctcctctcttcttcctctccctactccttctcttcctctacctctccctactccttctcttcctcttcttcctctacctctccttactccttctcttcctcttcttcctctacctctccctactccttctcttcctcttcttcctctacctctccctactccttctcttcctcttcttcctctacctctccttactccttctcttcttcctctacctctccctactccttctcttcttctttctctacctctccctactccttcacgctcctccacctcctctcttcttcctctccctactccttctcttcttctttctcttcctctccctcctcctttccttcctcgttttcattaa
- the LOC127531122 gene encoding uncharacterized protein DDB_G0271670-like isoform X2, with protein MPCPLSLPFTSLPSPSSSFSSPLLLLPPFLSSSSSPYSFTLHHLSSSSPYSFSSSSSSSSPYSSSLLPLPTPQPPLFFLSLLLLLLLSSSSPYSFTLLLPSSSPYSFSSSSLLPLPTPQPPLFFLSLLLLLLLLSSSSPYSFSSSSSSTSPYSFSSSSSSTSPYSFTLLLLSSSSPYSFSSSTSPYSFSSSSSSTSPYSFSSSSSSTSPYSFSSSSSSTSPYSFSSSSSSTSPYSFSSSSSSTSPYSFTLLLLSSSSPYSFSSSTSPYSFSSSSSSTSPYSFSSSSSSTSPYSFSSSSSSTSPYSFSSSSSSTSPYSFSSSSTSPYSFSSSFSTSPYSFTLLHLLSSSSPYSFSSSFSSSPSSFPSSFSLNLIVY; from the coding sequence ATGCCCtgccccctctctctccccttcacctctctcccctccccctcctcctccttctcctcccctctcctcctcctccctcccttcctctcctcttcttcctctccctactccttcaCGCTCCAccacctctcttcttcctctccctactccttctcctcctcttcttcctcttcctctccctactcctcctctcttcttcctctcccaacTCCTCaacctcctctcttcttcctctccctcctcctcctcctcctcctctcttcttcctctccctactccttcacgctcctcctcccttcttcctctccctactccttctcctcctcctctcttcttcctctcccaacTCCTCaacctcctctcttcttcctctccctcctcctcctcctcctcctcctctcttcttcctctccctactccttctcttcctcttcttcctctacctctccctactccttctcttcctcttcttcctctacctctccctactccttcacgcttctcctcctctcttcttcctctccctactccttctcttcctctacctctccctactccttctcttcctcttcttcctctacctctccttactccttctcttcctcttcttcctctacctctccctactccttctcttcctcttcttcctctacctctccctactccttctcttcctcttcttcctctacctctccctactccttctcttcctcttcttcctctacctctccctactccttcacgcttctcctcctctcttcttcctctccctactccttctcttcctctacctctccctactccttctcttcctcttcttcctctacctctccttactccttctcttcctcttcttcctctacctctccctactccttctcttcctcttcttcctctacctctccctactccttctcttcctcttcttcctctacctctccttactccttctcttcttcctctacctctccctactccttctcttcttctttctctacctctccctactccttcacgctcctccacctcctctcttcttcctctccctactccttctcttcttctttctcttcctctccctcctcctttccttcctcgttttcattaaatttaattgtatatTAA
- the LOC127531166 gene encoding unconventional myosin-XV-like, whose product MGISDFKELTEFCVLASRRKDGMVRPLHAEEYLFDFLLDGGSISLSLRRVNWKSPLSYSNDLYVDFHYQQLLGDYLSGQLMPPPAAGGSSPVQLMGELSALQHLALGLEDQPTLPKIKEYLPSQDGLSSKVEEIYSFCQRQITAMESLSPQDAKIRFIEFVSTLPLFGSNTFLAQKVSQSGIPSPCMVSINQEEVLFRHPITQERVFQIFLTDVQSMRTIAPKKQGKEPAVEINYGNPANPKKVTIHLKQAKQLCHMLALLMES is encoded by the exons ATGGGCATCTCAGATTTCAAAGAACTCACGGAGTTCTGCGTCCTCGCCTCCAGACGTAAAG ATGGAATGGTGCGTCCTCTCCATGCTGAAGAGTACCTGTTTGACTTCCTGTTGGACGGTGGATCTATCTCCTTGTCCCTGAGGAGAGTGAACTGGAAGAGCCCTCTGTCCTACAGCAATGACCTCTATGTGGATTTCCACTATCAGCAG ctgctgggtGACTACCTGAGTGGGCAGCTGAtgcctcctcctgctgcaggagGGTCCTCACCAGTCCAGCTGATGGGAGAGCTGTCAGCCCTGCAGCATCTGGCTCTGGGTTTGGAAGACCAGCCTACCCT GCCGAAGATAAAGGAGTACCTGCCATCACAGGACGGGCTCAGCAGCAAAGTGGAGGAGATTTACTCCTTCTGCCAGCGTCAGATAACTGCCATGGAGTCGCTCAGTCCTCAAGATGCCAAGATACGATTCATTG AGTTTGTGAGCACCCTGCCTCTGTTTGGCTCCAACACTTTCCTGGCTCAAAAGGTGAGCCAGAGTGGTATTCCCTCGCCCTGCATGGTGAGCATCAACCAGGAGGAGGTGCTGTTCCGTCACCCTATAACACAG GAGCGAGTCTTTCAGATTTTCCTGACAGATGTTCAGTCCATGCGCACCATCGCACCCAAGAAACAAGGCAAAGAGCCAGCAGTGGAAATAAACTACGGCAATCCAGCTAATCCCAAAAAAGTCACCATTCATCTCAAACAG GCTAAACAGTTGTGCCACATGCTTGCTCTGCTGATGGAGAGCTGA
- the syt15 gene encoding synaptotagmin-15: MKNDTKPTSCITRVTVILLVYVPFSSDQALLLSVGLSVALLVLLLLSFILCYLRRRKRKGQNQYQELPSTIPSLPSLSSAPVILVSQGSWATPSEIPFTLPPCFIAHNHGDVKKGEEVVKEEQEMKMEVQRDVLAHRGSLSIRSWYPVGTVLAGLYSIPLPLNEVVAPPPGMSTRLCFSVEYRYSSEQLLVSLLRLGNLPPRFHGNVTLVELRLLPDDRRPRQAKARGTGPDPEFNDSFVFQVSGRCASRSTLSVCVLSVQQDGKRRAVGRVLFPLQGELGQAGRVLWRDLETEEDTQCSELGDVLISLSYSSSLQRLSVVVLRARGLQLLTDAGVYVQVSLQVHAEVVKVKVSCVVKAESDPYFNHRMTFKLRPQHLDEACLRFELQQQSDVCSGQSRSP; the protein is encoded by the exons ATGA AAAATGACACTAAACCCACTTCCTGTATCACGCGTGTAACTGTTATTTTGCTTGTTTACGTGCCTTTTTCCTCAGACCAGGCGTTGCTGCTGTCCGTGGGTCTGTCTGTGGCTCTgttggttctgctgctgctcagtttCATTCTTTGCTACCtgcggaggaggaagaggaaaggcCAGAATCAGTACCAGGAGCTGCCGTCCACCATCCCGTCTTTACCGTCTTTATCCTCGGCTCCAGTGATCCTGGTGTCGCAAGGCTCCTGGGCCAC GCCCAGTGAGATCCCGTTTACTTTGCCTCCTTGCTTCATCGCACACAACCATGGAGATGTAAAAAAAGGGGAGGAGGTGGTGAAAGAAGAGCAGGAGATGAAGATGGAGGTTCAGCGGGACGTACTGGCTCATCGAGGGTCACTGTCAATCAGAA GCTGGTACCCGGTGGGGACGGTTCTGGCCGGTTTATACTCAATTCCTCTACCTCTTAACGAGGTGGTGGCGCCCCCTCCAGGTATGTCCACCCGCCTCTGCTTCTCGGTGGAGTATCGATACAGCAGCGAGCAGCTCCTGGTCTCTCTGCTCCGCCTCGGCAACCTCCCTCCACGTTTCCACGGCAACGTCACACTGGTGGAGCTCCGGCTTCTCCCCGACGACCGGAGGCCTCGCCAGGCCAAAGCCCGAGGAACAGGACCCGACCCCGAGTTCAACGACTCCTTCGTCTTCCAG GTGTCTGGACGGTGTGCGTCTCGCAGCACGTTGAGTGTTTGTGTTCTGAGCGTTCAGCAGGATGGGAAACGGCGAGCGGTGGGCCGGGTTCTGTTCCCTCTGCAGGGGGAGCTCGGTCAGGCCGGCAGGGTTCTCTGGAGAGACCTGGAGACCGAAGAGGACACTCAG TGTTCGGAGCTGGGCGATGTGCTGATCTCTCTCAGCTACAGTTCATCTCTGCAGCGCCTCTCGGTGGTGGTTTTGAGGGCTCGAGGCCTCCAGCTGCTGACCGATGCAG GTGTGTATGTCCAAGTGAGCCTCCAGGTTCATGCTGAGGTGGTGAAGGTGAAGGTCAGTTGTGTGGTGAAAGCTGAAAGCGACCCGTACTTCAACCATAGGATGACCTTCAagctgagacctcaacatctggaCGAGGCCTGTCTGAGGTtcgagctgcagcagcagagcgACGTCTGCTCAGGTCAGAGCCGCTCACCTTAG